The following coding sequences lie in one Balneolaceae bacterium genomic window:
- a CDS encoding ABC transporter ATP-binding protein gives MPDSQKDKAVDSDLLRRLYFFLKPYRWYVVLGIALTLGAAYLGAVRPWLVKVAVDDYIASNDLDGLMHIVLLLVAALVGEFVLLVFNTYLTRWFGQGTLFSMRNAVFEKIQSLHVQFFDRNPIGKLITRTTSDIEALSDLLSDGVVNIIGDLFRLFFILYFMLSMSWELTLVAVSVLPILFYATFLFKSKVRVSFLKVRDQIARLNSFVQEHINGMAIVQLFNREEREKDKFKEINAGHREAYIETIFYFALFWPAVEVIASLAMALVLWYGGGRALMSPEQGAITFGILISFLQYVRQFFRPIQGLSEKFNTLQSALASSERIFNVLDTPNEIEDPEEPAEVGRPRGEIEFKNVWFGYNEEETVLRDVSFHADPGQTVAIVGATGAGKSTIINLLMRFYDIDQGSILLDGVDIRDLRLKDLRAHFALVLQDNALFSGSILENITLGHPEISEKRVKEVAAEIGADQFIDRLPGGYRYELSERGGSISMGQRQLICFVRAMVFDPAILVLDEATSSVDSETEEVVNRACDRLMEGRTSIVIAHRLSTIHEADTILVMHRGEIRERGTHSELLDRPGGIYRKLYELQYKDQALADATD, from the coding sequence GTGCCTGACTCCCAAAAGGATAAAGCCGTCGATTCAGACCTTCTTCGGCGGCTTTACTTTTTTCTGAAACCCTACCGGTGGTACGTAGTCCTGGGCATCGCCCTCACTCTCGGGGCGGCCTACCTGGGGGCCGTGCGTCCCTGGCTGGTAAAGGTGGCGGTGGACGACTACATTGCCTCCAACGACCTGGACGGGCTGATGCATATCGTCCTTCTGCTGGTCGCGGCCCTGGTGGGTGAGTTCGTGCTGCTGGTCTTCAATACCTATCTCACGCGCTGGTTCGGGCAGGGTACGCTCTTCAGCATGCGCAACGCGGTCTTCGAGAAGATTCAGTCGCTTCACGTGCAGTTCTTCGACCGCAATCCCATCGGCAAACTGATCACGCGCACCACCAGCGACATCGAGGCGCTGAGCGACCTGCTCAGCGACGGGGTGGTAAACATCATCGGCGACCTCTTCCGGCTTTTCTTTATTCTCTACTTCATGCTCAGCATGAGCTGGGAACTCACCCTGGTGGCCGTCTCCGTGCTGCCCATCCTTTTTTACGCTACCTTCCTTTTCAAATCGAAGGTGCGGGTCTCTTTCCTGAAGGTGCGCGACCAGATCGCCCGGCTGAACTCTTTCGTGCAGGAGCATATCAATGGCATGGCCATTGTGCAGCTTTTCAACCGCGAGGAGCGCGAAAAGGATAAGTTCAAGGAGATCAACGCCGGGCACCGCGAGGCCTATATCGAAACCATCTTCTACTTTGCCCTCTTCTGGCCGGCCGTGGAAGTCATTGCCAGCCTGGCCATGGCCCTGGTGCTCTGGTATGGGGGCGGAAGGGCGCTTATGTCGCCGGAACAGGGGGCTATTACCTTCGGCATTCTCATCTCATTTCTGCAGTACGTGCGGCAGTTTTTCCGTCCCATCCAGGGACTCTCGGAAAAATTCAACACCCTGCAGTCGGCCCTGGCCTCCTCCGAGCGTATTTTCAACGTGCTTGACACGCCCAACGAGATCGAGGACCCCGAGGAGCCGGCAGAGGTGGGACGCCCCCGCGGCGAAATTGAATTCAAGAATGTCTGGTTCGGCTACAACGAGGAGGAGACCGTACTGCGCGATGTCAGCTTTCACGCCGATCCCGGGCAGACGGTGGCCATCGTAGGAGCCACCGGGGCGGGGAAGTCCACCATCATCAACCTTCTGATGCGATTCTACGACATCGACCAGGGTTCTATCCTCCTGGACGGGGTGGACATACGCGACTTGAGGCTGAAAGACCTGCGCGCCCACTTCGCTCTCGTGCTTCAGGACAACGCCCTATTCTCCGGCAGCATCCTCGAGAACATCACCCTGGGACACCCCGAAATCTCCGAAAAACGCGTAAAGGAGGTGGCTGCCGAGATCGGTGCCGACCAATTCATAGACAGGCTTCCCGGCGGCTACCGCTACGAACTGAGCGAGCGGGGCGGGTCCATCTCCATGGGACAGCGTCAGTTGATCTGCTTTGTCCGGGCCATGGTCTTCGACCCTGCCATTCTGGTGCTCGACGAAGCCACCTCCAGCGTGGACTCCGAAACGGAGGAGGTGGTCAACCGGGCCTGCGACCGGCTTATGGAGGGGCGCACCTCCATCGTCATCGCCCACCGGCTCTCCACCATACATGAGGCGGACACCATCCTGGTGATGCACAGGGGCGAGATCCGCGAGCGGGGCACCCACAGCGAACTACTGGATCGCCCCGGGGGCATCTACCGCAAGCTCTACGAGCTGCAGTACAAGGACCAGGCGCTGGCCGACGCGACGGACTGA
- the bioB gene encoding biotin synthase BioB, with product MAVVRNDWTRQEISEIFNTPLMELIYRAATVHREHHETGEVQVCTLLSIKTGGCPEDCAYCPQSAHHDTDVEAGKMLDRGEILSAARKAKEAGSTRFCMGAAWRCGRENRDFDRVLDMVGEITDMGMEVCCTLGMLTDEQARKLKEAGLYAYNHNLDSSEDFYNRIISTRKYQDRLDTIDRVRDNNISVCCGGIIGMGETDEDRIELIHNLSTMPEHPESVPVNALIAVEGTPMEDRPPVPWNEMARMIATARITMPDAMVRLSAGRVNMNMEEQALCFMAGANSIFTGEKLLTTPNNELGEDRRMFEILGLQPREAFKDARPEHMPQAVNAGGS from the coding sequence ATGGCTGTAGTACGCAACGACTGGACCAGGCAGGAGATCTCCGAAATTTTTAACACTCCGCTCATGGAGCTCATCTACCGGGCGGCGACGGTCCACCGCGAACACCACGAAACGGGGGAGGTGCAGGTCTGTACGCTTCTCTCCATTAAGACGGGGGGATGCCCGGAAGACTGTGCCTACTGTCCCCAGTCGGCCCACCACGATACCGATGTGGAGGCCGGCAAGATGCTTGACCGCGGGGAGATTCTCTCGGCGGCCCGTAAAGCCAAAGAAGCCGGGAGCACTCGCTTCTGCATGGGCGCGGCCTGGCGATGCGGCCGCGAAAACAGGGACTTCGACAGGGTGCTTGACATGGTGGGCGAAATCACCGATATGGGCATGGAGGTCTGCTGCACCCTGGGCATGCTCACCGACGAGCAGGCGCGCAAGCTGAAGGAGGCGGGCCTCTACGCCTACAACCACAACCTGGACAGCAGCGAGGATTTCTACAACCGCATCATCTCCACCCGCAAGTACCAGGACCGCCTCGATACCATCGACCGGGTGCGTGATAACAACATCTCGGTCTGCTGTGGCGGTATCATCGGCATGGGGGAGACCGACGAAGACCGCATCGAACTCATCCACAACCTGAGCACCATGCCGGAGCATCCTGAATCGGTGCCCGTCAATGCACTGATTGCCGTGGAGGGCACCCCGATGGAAGACCGCCCGCCGGTGCCGTGGAATGAAATGGCGCGCATGATCGCCACCGCGCGCATCACCATGCCTGACGCCATGGTGCGTCTCTCGGCCGGCCGTGTCAATATGAACATGGAGGAGCAGGCTCTCTGCTTCATGGCAGGCGCCAACTCCATCTTCACCGGCGAAAAGCTGCTGACTACGCCCAACAATGAGCTGGGCGAGGACCGGCGCATGTTTGAGATCCTGGGACTGCAGCCGCGGGAGGCCTTTAAGGATGCCCGGCCCGAGCACATGCCTCAGGCTGTAAACGCCGGGGGAAGCTGA
- a CDS encoding response regulator transcription factor → MNVLVVEDDPSVGTLLKAALKKNDHEAALAKNATEGEELAFNNKYDIIILDLGLPDGDGFDICKEIRDREITTPVLILSAEQELDVKIKCLKVGADDYLTKPFDTEELIARIEAITRRSGDGPERTLECGELEVKQLERNFTVNGDSVDLTNNEFNLLVYLMKNKNRIITQEEIAENVWDIHFDTQTNYINVYISYLRKKIRDKADRDYIETVRKKGFILRCDEEE, encoded by the coding sequence ATGAACGTATTAGTTGTCGAAGACGACCCGTCCGTCGGTACCTTGCTCAAAGCGGCGCTGAAGAAAAACGATCACGAAGCGGCGCTGGCCAAGAATGCGACGGAAGGCGAAGAGCTGGCATTTAACAACAAATATGACATCATCATCCTGGATCTCGGGCTGCCGGACGGCGACGGCTTCGACATCTGCAAGGAGATCCGCGACCGCGAGATCACCACGCCGGTGCTCATTCTGTCGGCCGAGCAGGAGCTGGATGTCAAGATCAAGTGCCTGAAGGTGGGCGCCGACGACTACCTCACCAAGCCTTTCGACACCGAGGAGCTGATCGCGCGCATCGAGGCCATCACCCGGCGAAGCGGCGATGGACCCGAACGTACGCTGGAATGCGGAGAGCTGGAGGTCAAGCAGCTCGAGCGAAATTTTACCGTCAACGGCGACAGTGTGGACCTGACCAACAACGAGTTCAATCTCCTGGTCTACCTGATGAAGAACAAAAACCGCATCATCACCCAGGAAGAGATCGCCGAGAACGTCTGGGACATTCACTTCGACACCCAGACCAACTACATCAACGTCTACATCAGCTACCTTCGCAAGAAGATACGTGACAAGGCCGATCGCGACTACATAGAGACGGTGCGGAAAAAAGGCTTCATCCTGCGCTGCGACGAGGAGGAGTAA
- a CDS encoding RNA methyltransferase: protein MSSTDELIAHLRTFVTDERWERLNEVLSQRTRRLTVVLEDIYQPHNASAVLRSCDCFGIQDVHIIENENRFTLSSEVTVGSDQWLTLERYRGEEDNTRRCLRHLREGGYRLVATTPHEEGEKETVDIDRLPLDRPIALLFGSELPGLTGRALEEADLCTRIPMLGFSESYNISVSAALSLYELSLRMRRTLPRDKWELPEQDRRGLLLRWLKTSLRAGEELAEKFLREREE, encoded by the coding sequence ATGTCATCCACCGATGAGCTCATCGCCCACCTGCGCACCTTCGTGACCGACGAGCGGTGGGAGCGCCTTAACGAGGTACTATCGCAACGTACCAGGCGCCTCACCGTGGTCCTGGAGGACATCTACCAGCCGCATAACGCCAGTGCCGTACTGCGGAGCTGCGACTGTTTCGGCATACAGGATGTGCACATCATCGAAAACGAGAATCGCTTCACCCTCTCCAGCGAAGTGACGGTGGGTTCCGACCAGTGGCTTACCCTGGAGCGCTATCGCGGGGAGGAAGACAACACCCGGCGCTGCCTCCGGCACCTCAGGGAGGGGGGCTACCGCCTGGTGGCCACCACGCCCCACGAGGAAGGGGAGAAGGAGACCGTAGACATCGACCGGCTGCCGCTGGACCGTCCCATAGCCCTGCTCTTCGGTTCGGAGCTGCCTGGACTGACCGGCCGGGCCCTGGAAGAGGCCGACCTCTGCACGCGTATTCCCATGCTGGGATTCAGCGAGAGCTACAACATCTCCGTGAGCGCCGCCCTCAGCCTCTACGAACTCTCCCTGCGCATGCGACGTACGCTGCCGAGGGACAAGTGGGAGCTGCCGGAGCAGGACCGGCGCGGATTGCTGCTTCGCTGGCTCAAGACCTCCCTGCGGGCCGGTGAGGAACTGGCCGAAAAATTTCTGCGCGAGCGCGAGGAGTAG
- a CDS encoding M28 family metallopeptidase, with protein sequence MHPSFRTLPVLTLLLLFSGALHAQELSDHPDIAAYSGEAQRIIDAAMSDEESFEELTWFGDHFGPRFSGSESLERSIDWIVEEMRADGFDRVWTQEVMVPHWVRGEESAALLAPREKDLPMLGLGGSVGTPEGGIRAEVLVVESFEDLKARSDEAGGKIVLYDVPFTSYGQTVRYRTQGAIEAARAGAVASLVRSVGPYSMQTPHTGNSSYEEGVPRIPHAAITLEDAAMLHRMQERGERIEIRLEMDAETLPDVPSRNVIAEIRGSERPEEIVVLGGHIDSWDVGQGVMDDAGGCLAAWEALKIMKELGLQPRRTVRVVLWTNEENGLRGANAYRDMVVEDGTVDDHVLAMESDSGVFEPRGFGFSGSDAAWEMVAAVGSLLAPIGSDAVTRGGGGADIGPIMQEGVPGMGLSVDGSRYFWYHHSAADTIDKLNAEDYKKCIATMAVMAYVVADMPRTLPRE encoded by the coding sequence ATGCATCCCTCCTTCCGCACCCTTCCTGTACTCACCCTGTTACTCCTTTTTTCGGGCGCCCTGCACGCCCAGGAGCTGTCCGACCATCCCGACATCGCCGCCTACTCCGGGGAGGCTCAGCGCATCATCGACGCCGCCATGTCGGACGAGGAGTCCTTTGAGGAGCTCACCTGGTTCGGCGACCATTTCGGGCCCCGTTTCAGCGGCTCGGAGAGTCTGGAGCGCTCTATCGACTGGATCGTGGAAGAGATGCGGGCGGACGGCTTCGACCGCGTTTGGACCCAGGAGGTCATGGTGCCGCACTGGGTGCGCGGCGAGGAGTCGGCCGCCCTGCTCGCCCCGCGCGAAAAGGACCTCCCCATGCTGGGACTGGGAGGAAGTGTGGGCACGCCCGAAGGGGGCATCCGCGCAGAGGTGCTGGTGGTGGAGAGCTTCGAAGACCTGAAGGCCAGGAGCGATGAGGCCGGGGGCAAAATTGTGCTTTATGACGTGCCCTTCACCTCCTACGGGCAGACCGTGCGCTACCGTACCCAGGGCGCCATCGAGGCGGCACGCGCAGGCGCGGTGGCCAGTCTGGTACGCAGCGTGGGTCCCTATTCCATGCAGACCCCGCACACGGGCAACTCCAGCTACGAAGAAGGGGTGCCCAGGATTCCCCACGCCGCCATCACCCTCGAGGACGCCGCCATGCTGCACCGCATGCAGGAGCGCGGGGAGCGGATCGAAATACGCCTTGAAATGGACGCCGAGACCCTTCCTGACGTGCCCTCGCGCAATGTTATCGCCGAAATACGGGGCTCGGAACGTCCCGAGGAGATCGTGGTGCTCGGGGGACACATCGACTCCTGGGACGTCGGTCAGGGCGTCATGGACGACGCCGGCGGCTGCCTGGCCGCCTGGGAGGCACTGAAAATCATGAAAGAGCTGGGCCTGCAGCCTCGCCGCACCGTGCGGGTGGTGTTGTGGACCAACGAGGAAAACGGGCTGCGAGGCGCCAACGCCTACCGTGACATGGTGGTGGAGGACGGCACGGTGGACGACCACGTGCTGGCCATGGAATCCGACAGCGGGGTCTTCGAGCCGCGCGGCTTCGGTTTCAGCGGGTCGGACGCCGCCTGGGAGATGGTGGCGGCCGTGGGTTCCCTGCTGGCCCCCATCGGCTCCGATGCGGTCACGCGCGGGGGCGGCGGGGCCGACATAGGCCCGATCATGCAGGAGGGGGTGCCGGGCATGGGACTGTCGGTGGACGGCAGCCGCTACTTCTGGTACCACCACTCCGCGGCTGACACCATCGACAAGCTCAACGCGGAGGACTACAAGAAATGCATCGCCACCATGGCGGTCATGGCCTACGTGGTGGCCGACATGCCCCGCACCCTCCCCCGCGAATAA
- a CDS encoding M23 family metallopeptidase gives MSLQNYFFYDEQNCEFVPLEYNALERIVYNACVWILCGVIISGLAVSLLSRTVGTPAEIALKAENRELINQLKQTRSTIEELDGEVDQLAQMDNEMYRSVLGMEPIPYDEREAGTGGADIYSEFDVYSQETSEILKWTAQNLESLERSVSIQKSSFSQIKKYYNENREKMQHLPAIKPVEGVLISGFGMRMHPVLNYRRMHEGIDLRANVGDEVYATGEGTVSFAGTEGTYGRLLKLDHGYGFETRYAHLSSFASGIRPGTRVERGQLIGFSGQTGQVEGPHLHYEILREGRPVDPLQYLFGNITPEEYAMYRDISASNQESMD, from the coding sequence ATGTCACTGCAGAATTATTTTTTCTACGACGAACAGAACTGTGAGTTCGTCCCCCTCGAATACAACGCCCTCGAGCGAATTGTCTACAACGCCTGCGTCTGGATCCTCTGCGGCGTCATCATCTCCGGGCTTGCCGTCTCCCTCCTTTCCCGCACGGTGGGCACCCCCGCCGAAATCGCCCTGAAGGCCGAGAACCGGGAGCTGATCAACCAGCTCAAGCAGACCCGCAGTACTATTGAGGAGCTGGACGGCGAAGTGGACCAGCTCGCCCAGATGGACAACGAGATGTACCGTTCCGTCCTCGGCATGGAACCCATCCCCTACGACGAGCGCGAGGCGGGTACGGGCGGCGCCGACATCTACTCCGAGTTCGACGTCTACAGCCAGGAAACCTCCGAAATTCTCAAGTGGACTGCCCAGAATCTGGAAAGCCTGGAGCGCTCGGTCAGCATCCAGAAGTCAAGTTTCTCCCAGATCAAGAAATACTACAACGAAAACCGGGAGAAGATGCAGCACCTGCCGGCCATTAAACCCGTAGAGGGTGTGCTCATCAGTGGCTTTGGCATGCGTATGCACCCGGTGCTGAACTACCGCCGCATGCATGAGGGCATCGACCTGCGCGCCAACGTGGGCGACGAGGTCTACGCCACGGGCGAAGGAACCGTCAGCTTTGCCGGAACCGAAGGCACCTACGGGCGCCTGCTGAAGCTGGACCACGGCTACGGTTTTGAAACACGCTACGCCCACCTCTCCTCCTTCGCCAGCGGCATCCGTCCCGGCACTCGCGTGGAACGCGGGCAGCTCATCGGTTTTTCCGGGCAAACCGGACAGGTCGAGGGCCCCCACCTGCACTACGAAATCCTGCGCGAAGGCCGTCCGGTGGATCCCCTGCAGTACCTCTTCGGCAACATCACACCCGAGGAGTACGCCATGTACCGCGATATTTCCGCCAGCAACCAGGAGTCGATGGACTAG
- the hprK gene encoding HPr(Ser) kinase/phosphatase, producing the protein MPLGNIEPIPRKEKITVAYLVEKLRERVQMEVLPVSGEEQCGQRFVTEADLHRPGLALAGYTELFTHQRIQVVGNTESQYLEHLSREKQKEAITQLLNFDIPVIFLTDGNELPEHLREEIAGAGIPLFRTGVETTRFMQLVRDFLEDQFALQTVVHGSMVDVYGIGILVAGKSGIGKSEVALDLVERGHRLVADDVVILTKKSNILMASATEINKHFMEIRGLGIIDILSMFGIRAIRYQKRLEVVLELTLWDESQDIERTGLNRDLTSILGVDIPLINLPITPGKNITVIAEVIAMNYLLRHYGYDAAEAFQEKVRAQIARKKEEADIPKRAIEYFEGDVE; encoded by the coding sequence ATGCCCCTCGGCAATATTGAACCCATTCCCCGCAAGGAGAAAATCACTGTAGCCTACCTTGTGGAGAAACTCAGGGAGCGCGTCCAGATGGAGGTCCTGCCAGTCAGCGGCGAGGAGCAGTGCGGACAGCGTTTCGTCACCGAGGCCGACCTCCACCGTCCCGGCCTGGCCCTGGCGGGCTATACGGAGCTTTTTACCCACCAGCGCATACAGGTGGTAGGCAATACCGAATCGCAGTACCTGGAACACCTCTCCCGCGAGAAGCAGAAGGAAGCCATCACCCAGCTGCTGAACTTCGACATCCCGGTGATCTTTCTTACCGACGGCAACGAGTTGCCCGAACACCTGCGGGAAGAGATCGCCGGGGCCGGCATTCCCCTCTTCCGAACCGGGGTGGAGACCACGCGCTTCATGCAGCTGGTGCGCGACTTCCTGGAAGATCAGTTCGCCCTGCAAACCGTGGTGCACGGCTCCATGGTCGATGTTTACGGCATCGGCATCCTGGTGGCCGGCAAATCGGGCATCGGCAAAAGCGAGGTGGCCCTCGACCTGGTCGAACGGGGCCACCGCCTGGTGGCCGACGACGTGGTGATTCTCACCAAGAAGAGCAACATCCTGATGGCCTCGGCCACCGAGATCAACAAGCACTTCATGGAGATACGGGGACTGGGTATCATCGACATCCTCTCCATGTTCGGCATCCGCGCCATCCGCTACCAGAAACGCCTGGAGGTGGTGCTGGAGCTGACGCTATGGGACGAGTCGCAGGACATCGAGCGTACGGGACTGAATCGCGACCTGACCTCCATCCTGGGGGTGGATATCCCCCTCATTAACCTCCCCATCACACCGGGTAAGAACATTACCGTTATCGCCGAGGTGATCGCCATGAATTACCTGCTGCGTCATTACGGCTACGACGCCGCCGAGGCCTTCCAGGAGAAGGTGCGCGCGCAGATCGCACGCAAAAAAGAGGAAGCTGACATCCCCAAAAGGGCCATCGAGTACTTTGAGGGCGATGTGGAGTAG
- the raiA gene encoding ribosome-associated translation inhibitor RaiA has translation MKTTFTARHFDASSDLHLYAEDAVQKLDQFYDRIITCDIVLQPTPDDENPHQAELNVKIPQTLINARERASSYEQAINQVVDNAARQLKKYKDKHFNNH, from the coding sequence ATGAAAACAACATTTACCGCCCGACACTTTGATGCCAGCAGCGACCTGCACCTCTACGCAGAAGACGCCGTGCAGAAACTGGACCAGTTCTACGACCGCATCATTACCTGCGACATTGTACTTCAGCCCACGCCGGACGACGAAAACCCGCATCAGGCCGAGTTGAATGTGAAAATTCCCCAGACCCTCATCAACGCCCGGGAGCGGGCTTCCTCCTACGAGCAGGCCATAAACCAGGTGGTGGACAACGCCGCGCGCCAGCTCAAAAAGTACAAGGATAAGCACTTCAACAACCACTGA
- a CDS encoding tyrosine recombinase XerC yields the protein MKKAVDKYLRYLKVERNASPHTIDAYGTDLRQFLHFCAHNFACEEKQVPLDRIDRLTIRLWLGELSGERLTKSSIARKVAAIRSFFKYCFKRGIVQKNPAHLLIVPRKEKPLPKTATVEDLDRMMDLAGGDAPADWQDRAILELFYGTGMRLSELTQLDTGDLNLELSQAKVLGKGSRQRIVPLGGRAEEALRRHLQTREELFGERTDADARRALFLAAHGQRIYARAVQRMVRDFLQRTSEVTQKSPHVLRHSFATHLLDRGADIRVIKELLGHASLAATQVYTHTSVERLKKVYEGAHPRAKNP from the coding sequence ATGAAGAAGGCGGTCGACAAATACCTGCGCTATCTGAAGGTGGAGCGGAATGCCTCTCCCCACACCATCGACGCCTACGGGACGGACCTGCGCCAGTTCCTGCATTTCTGCGCCCACAACTTTGCATGCGAGGAGAAACAGGTGCCGCTGGACCGCATCGACCGGCTCACCATCCGACTCTGGCTGGGCGAACTTTCCGGGGAGCGGCTCACCAAGAGCAGTATCGCCCGGAAGGTGGCCGCTATACGCTCCTTTTTCAAATACTGCTTCAAAAGGGGAATAGTGCAGAAAAATCCCGCCCACCTGCTGATCGTACCCCGCAAGGAAAAACCCCTGCCCAAGACCGCCACCGTGGAAGACCTGGATCGCATGATGGATCTGGCGGGGGGCGATGCACCGGCCGATTGGCAGGACCGCGCCATCCTGGAGCTTTTCTATGGCACCGGCATGCGTCTTTCCGAGCTCACGCAGCTGGACACCGGCGATCTCAACCTGGAGCTCAGCCAGGCCAAGGTGCTCGGCAAGGGCTCCCGCCAGCGCATCGTGCCCCTGGGAGGTCGCGCCGAGGAAGCGCTTCGGCGCCACCTGCAGACCCGGGAGGAGCTGTTCGGGGAGCGCACGGACGCCGATGCCCGCAGGGCCCTTTTTCTGGCCGCCCACGGCCAGCGCATCTATGCGCGGGCGGTGCAGCGCATGGTGCGCGACTTCCTGCAGCGTACCAGCGAGGTAACCCAGAAGAGTCCGCATGTGCTGCGCCACAGCTTTGCCACGCACCTGCTGGACCGCGGTGCCGACATCCGCGTAATCAAGGAGCTGCTGGGACACGCCAGCCTGGCGGCCACCCAGGTCTACACCCACACCAGCGTGGAGAGGCTGAAAAAGGTCTACGAAGGAGCCCACCCGCGGGCCAAAAATCCCTGA
- a CDS encoding glycosyltransferase codes for MIFYLTLAVLAYLLMTTALVLRNSRDFRVLLPPWERFPDKAPPLVSICIPARNEADTIERCVRSALGQDYPRLEVLVLDDHSEDHTPALLEELRRGHPDRLSLLDGRALPRGWHGKNWACAQLADAASGDILLFIDADTHLSKDTVARTVRTMARRTLDMITLWPQQVMDHFWARRVIPVIYHALLAHLPVRYVRRDPRWLPRFLRPFFRSFFAAACGQFLAFQREAYEAVGGHASVRGEIVEDLALARRIKRENYTLEMFNGSDVVACRMYAGHRQMWEGFRKNFLAGFGGSSILFAVAALWNAAAWVLPWGGLAWGLMGGEPALALASAAALTLAMLQRLAVARLYGWGRAGAATHALGVLWFEALAARVLADRLTGRPPRWKGRDLD; via the coding sequence ATGATCTTCTATCTCACCCTCGCCGTACTCGCCTACCTGCTGATGACCACCGCCCTGGTGCTCCGCAACAGCCGCGACTTCCGTGTCCTGCTGCCACCTTGGGAGCGTTTCCCGGATAAAGCCCCTCCCCTGGTCAGCATTTGCATCCCTGCCCGTAACGAGGCCGACACCATCGAGCGCTGCGTGCGTTCGGCCCTCGGCCAGGATTATCCCCGACTGGAGGTCCTTGTACTCGACGACCATTCCGAAGACCACACCCCTGCCCTCCTGGAGGAGCTTCGCCGCGGGCACCCCGACCGGCTCTCCCTCCTGGACGGCCGGGCCCTGCCGAGGGGCTGGCACGGCAAAAACTGGGCCTGCGCCCAGCTCGCAGACGCCGCCTCCGGAGACATTCTTCTTTTTATCGACGCCGATACGCACCTGTCCAAGGATACCGTTGCGCGCACCGTGCGAACCATGGCGCGCAGGACGCTGGACATGATCACCCTCTGGCCGCAGCAGGTCATGGACCACTTCTGGGCGCGCCGAGTCATCCCCGTCATCTACCACGCCCTGCTGGCCCACCTGCCCGTTCGCTACGTGCGCCGAGACCCGCGGTGGCTGCCCCGGTTCCTTCGCCCCTTCTTCCGCTCCTTTTTCGCCGCCGCCTGCGGACAGTTCCTGGCCTTCCAAAGGGAGGCCTACGAGGCGGTGGGGGGACACGCCTCGGTGCGAGGCGAGATCGTGGAAGACCTGGCCCTGGCCCGTCGCATCAAGCGGGAGAATTACACGCTGGAGATGTTCAACGGGTCCGATGTCGTAGCCTGCCGCATGTACGCCGGCCACCGGCAAATGTGGGAGGGCTTCCGCAAGAACTTTCTGGCGGGTTTCGGCGGCAGCTCCATTCTATTCGCCGTCGCCGCCCTCTGGAACGCCGCCGCCTGGGTGCTGCCGTGGGGGGGACTGGCGTGGGGACTCATGGGCGGTGAACCCGCCCTGGCCCTGGCTTCCGCTGCGGCCCTCACCCTGGCTATGCTGCAGCGGCTGGCCGTCGCGCGCCTCTACGGCTGGGGGCGGGCGGGCGCGGCCACCCACGCCCTGGGCGTGCTCTGGTTTGAGGCCCTCGCCGCCAGGGTGCTGGCCGACCGGCTCACGGGACGCCCGCCCCGCTGGAAGGGTCGCGACCTGGACTGA